One Microtus pennsylvanicus isolate mMicPen1 chromosome 3, mMicPen1.hap1, whole genome shotgun sequence DNA window includes the following coding sequences:
- the Vsig2 gene encoding V-set and immunoglobulin domain-containing protein 2 gives MPASALVCSEIASLSPAQHKALPLGFPILFRPPTNRRQDLETVVTMAWALVGAFLCGSLLGFVCLSVPGLAVEVTVPTEPLSMPKGKTAELSCRYSTSVGDNFALEWSFVQPGKPISASLPILYFTNDHLYPTGSKADRASLLHNPPTGGVATLKLTDLRPSDTGTYLCNVNNPPDFYTNGLGLINLTVLVAPSEPVCSRSGQTSVGGSVALRCSSSEGAPKPVYNWVRLGSSPTPPPGSMVQDEVSGQLILTNLSLTSSGIYRCVASNQMGSASCELDLSVTDSSEGRVAGTLIGVLLGVLLLSVAAFCLIRFQKERKKEPKETYRGSDLREDATAPGISEQASRRADFSKGLLEKSPSASMVTTKSKLSMVV, from the exons ATGCCCGCCTCTGCCCTTGTTTGCTCTGAGATAGCCAgtctctctcctgcccagcaCAAGGCGCTGCCCTTGGGCTTTCCTATACTCTTCCGTCCTCCGACTAACAGACGACAGGACCTGGAGACAGTCGTGACCATGGCCTGGGCCCTGGTGGGGGCTTTCCTCTGCGGATCCTTGCTGGGCTTCGTGTGCCTGAGCG TCCCAGGGCTAGCCGTGGAGGTGACCGTGCCCACTGAGCCACTGAGCATGCCCAAGGGCAAGACAGCAGAGCTGAGCTGCAGGTACAGCACGTCCGTGGGGGACAACTTCGCCTTGGAGTGGAGCTTTGTGCAGCCTGGGAaacccatctctgcatctcttcct ATCCTGTACTTCACCAATGACCACCTGTATCCCACTGGCTCTAAAGCAGATCGGGCCAGCCTTCTCCACAACCCCCCCACAGGAGGAGTGGCTACTCTGAAACTGACTGACCTCCGCCCCTCAGACACTGGAACCTACCTCTGCAACGTTAACAACCCCCCAGATTTCTACACCAATGGGTTGGGGTTAATCAACCTTACCGTGCTTG TGGCCCCCAGTGAGCCCGTATGCAGCCGCAGTGGGCAAACCTCAGTGGGAGGCTCTGTTGCACTGAGATGCAGCTCCTCCGAGGGAGCGCCCAAGCCCGTGTACAACTGGGTCCGGCTCGGATCTTCTCCTACACCTCCTCCTGGTAGCATGGTTCAAG ATGAAGTGTCTGGCCAGCTCATTCTCACCAATCTCTCTCTGACCTCCTCTGGCATCTACCGTTGTGTGGCCAGCAACCAGATGGGCAGTGCCTCCTGCGAGCTGGACCTCTCAGTGACTG ACTCATCTGAAGGCCGAGTGGCCGGGACACTGATTGGGGTGCTCCTGGGTGTGCTGCTGCTGTCAGTTGCTGCATTCTGCCTGATCAGGttccagaaagagagaaagaaggagcccAAGGAGACATACAGGGGGAGTGACCTTCG GGAGGATGCCACCGCACCTGGGATTTCTGAGCAAGCTTCTAGGAGGGCCGATTTCAGCAAAGGGCTCCTGGAGAAGTCCCCATCCGCCAGCATGGTGACGACCAAGTCCAAACTCTCTATGGTTGTCTGA
- the Nrgn gene encoding neurogranin: MDCCTESACSKPDDDILDIPLDDPGANAAAAKIQASFRGHMARKKIKSGECGRKGPGPGGPGGAGGARGGAGGGPSGD, translated from the coding sequence GAGAGCGCCTGCTCCAAGCCAGACGACGATATTCTAGACATCCCGCTGGATGATCCGGGAGCTAACGCCGCTGCAGCCAAAATCCAGGCGAGTTTCCGAGGCCACATGGCAAGGAAGAAGATAAAGAGCGGAGAGTGCGGCCGGAAGGGACCGGGCCCCGGGGGACCGGGCGGAGCTGGGGGCGCCCGGGGAGGCGCGGGCGGCGGCCCCAGCGGAGACTAG